One Oryza sativa Japonica Group chromosome 8, ASM3414082v1 DNA window includes the following coding sequences:
- the LOC4346001 gene encoding protein EMSY-LIKE 3, producing the protein MQYQPLDSSGTDDDLPPTYQPRGPRVIFNGNGSLPQPNLHSNVDREIRQIEQQAYTGVLRAFKVQSDAITWEKESLITELRKELQISDKEHRVLLKGVTEEEAVCRIRQSRQTGGTQSSSHHSSVVHTPVPAKRQKKSHSVPVTPQAPVITMHAVVGKKGGRQASDRVLKRLPSNNSPMLGSSRRRGRLHPNELIKGYSPLDGFGIPNTGNVVMEVEKVLSNPNMLEIEKAMKLLRDQEQSLLDAIARLDEASDGENEDIVLVASQLGTTVA; encoded by the exons ATGCAGTACCAACCCCTCGACAGCAGCG GCACTGATGACGACCTTCCTCCGACATACCAACCTAGAGGACCAAGAGTGATTTTCAATGGAAATGGATCACTTCCTCAACCAAACCTACACAGCAACGTGGACAGAGAAATACGTCAGATCGAGCAACAAGCGTACACTGGTGTTCTCAGAGCATTTAAAGTGCAGTCTGATGCTATAACTTGG GAGAAAGAAAGTCTAATAACTGAACTGAGGAAAGAATTGCAAATTTCTGATAAGGAACACCGAGTGCTCTTAAAAGGGGTTACTGAAGAGGAGGCTGTCTGTAGAATAAG GCAATCAAGACAGACAGGTGGAACACAGTCCAGCTCTCACCATAGCAGTGTAGTTCATACTCCGGTACCTGCAAAGAGGCAGAAGAAATCCCATTCAGTCCCTGTGACCCCCCAGGCCCCTGTCATTACTATGCATGCAGTGGTGGGCAAGAAG GGTGGTCGGCAGGCATCTGATCGTGTATTGAAGCGGCTTCCTAGCAATAATAGTCCTATGTTGGGTTCAAGCAGGAGAAGAGGAAGGCTACACCCAAATGAACTGATAAAGGGATATTCTCCATTAGATGGGTTTGGCATACCTAATACCGGCAATGTTGTAATGGAG GTTGAGAAGGTATTATCCAATCCAAATATGCTTGAAATTGAGAAGGCAATGAAACTTCTTAGA GATCAGGAGCAATCATTGCTTGATGCAATTGCAAGACTTGACGAAGCATCTGATGGTGAAAATG AAGATATTGTGCTCGTTGCAAGCCAACTAGGTACTACCGTTGCATGA